The Aspergillus chevalieri M1 DNA, chromosome 5, nearly complete sequence genome includes a region encoding these proteins:
- a CDS encoding uncharacterized protein (COG:S;~EggNog:ENOG410PZ3X;~InterPro:IPR032567), translating into MTTFSAEISDHESNDQTDGNMGDNIHSGGTTTPVPQDLVAVIAGLQRQLQQMEERRIEDLRRLKEELTSPPREPLPQPTIEEIAPQPMADPVRRPRPKLTDPEVFDGRNRSLYRPFRSKLRAKLEVDKEALGNAYDRMWYAFGRLTDGAAMQVLPWMERFAKKGATESQLDGMLDQMDFIFLDRNLEEKAVRDLASLKQNNKPFTVFLTEFNRLLMEADGHNWPENTKRSYLDNALNREMNTRLETVEKKNGFEDYCRQLQQIADRMEKNQLRYSRNNKHTTSTSPAHPVNTTRASSPPQDMDWEPTTTTSARSQPRRVAKHVSREEMERRRQERRCLRCGDSTHFISHCPYDSPRNSTRMARSHIHGPELEDEEEQLREQPKLGKE; encoded by the coding sequence atgaccacattttcagcggaaatcagcgaccacgagtcaaacgaccaaaccgacggcaacatgggagacaatatacactcaggagggaccaccactcctgtcccacaagatcttgtcgcagttattgcaggacttcaacgacaactgcaacaaatggaagaacggcggattgaagatcttcgtcgtctcaaagaagagttgacgagcccacccagagagcccttgccacaaccgactattgaagagatagccccccaaccaatggcggaccctgttaggagacctcgacccaagctgacagacccagaagtctttgatggtcgaaaccgaagtctctaccgtccgtttcgaagcaagctgcgcgctaaacttgaggtcgataaagaagccttgggcaatgcctatgatcgtatgtggtatgcttttggccgtctaacagatggggctgctatgcaggtgctgccctggatggagcggtttgctaagaaaggagctactgagagccagctggacggaatgcttgatcaaatggacttcatctttctggaccggaatctggaggagaaggctgtacgagaccttgcaagcttgaaacagaacaacaagcccttcacagtctttctcactgagttcaaccgactactcatggaagctgatggccataactggcctgaaaacacaaaaaggtcctacctagacaatgcattaaaccgtgagatgaacacacgccttgaaactgttgaaaagaaaaatggatttgaagactattgccgccagctacagcagattgcggaccggatggagaagaaccaattgcggtactcacggaacaataagcataccacctcaacttctccagctcaccctgtgaataccacccgtgcttcctctccaccccaagatatggactgggaacccacaacaacaacttctgcacgcagccaacctcgacgcgtggctaagcatgtatcacgagaagaaatggaacgccgcagacaagaacgacgttgccttcgttgtggtgactccacgcattttatctcccattgcccctacgacagtcctaggaacagtacccgcatggctcgctcacacattcatgggccggaactcgaagatgaagaagagcagttgagggaacaacccaagctgggaaaagaatag